The Candidatus Omnitrophota bacterium region GGGCTTGCTGCCGCTTCCAAGAGCCGCACAGCGATTGGGCGCCTCCGGAATACACCCCTCAAAAAGACCCCGCAGCCAAGCCGGGTGAAGCCTGCTACGCCTGCCCTCAGCTCGATCGCCCCTCGCATCACTGTAAAGTTTATGAACAGCGTCCGCTGGACTGCCGGCTCTACCCTTTTATGATTCTGCGCCAGGGGGAAGAAGTTTCCCTGGGGATTGAC contains the following coding sequences:
- a CDS encoding YkgJ family cysteine cluster protein, producing the protein MMNSWPLPFLDSLLPGGYCLDCRACCRFQEPHSDWAPPEYTPQKDPAAKPGEACYACPQLDRPSHHCKVYEQRPLDCRLYPFMILRQGEEVSLGID